A genome region from Physeter macrocephalus isolate SW-GA chromosome 4, ASM283717v5, whole genome shotgun sequence includes the following:
- the VANGL2 gene encoding vang-like protein 2, whose amino-acid sequence MDTESQYSGYSYKSGHSRSSRKHRDRRDRHRSKSRDGSRGDKSVTIQAPGEPLLDNESTRGDERDDNWGETTTVVTGTSEHSISHDDLTRIAKDMEDSVPLDCSRHLGVAAGATLALLSFLTPLAFLLLPPLLWREELEPCGTACEGLFISVAFKLLILLLGSWALFFRRPKASLPRVFVLRALLMVLVFLLVVSYWLFYGVRILDARERSYQGVVQFAVSLVDALLFVHYLAVVLLELRQLQPQFTLKVVRSTDGASRFYNVGHLSIQRVAVWILEKYYHDFPVYNPALLNLPKSVLAKKVSGFKVYSLGEENSTNNSTGQSRAVIAAAARRRDNSHNEYYYEEAEHERRVRKRRARLVVAVEEAFTHIKRLQEEEQKNPREVMDPREAAQAIFASMARAMQKYLRTTKQQPYHTMESILQHLEFCITHDMTPKAFLERYLAAGPTIQYHKERWLAKQWTLVSEEPVTNGLKDGIVFLLKRQDFSLVVSTKKVPFFKLSEEFVDPKSHKFVMRLQSETSV is encoded by the exons ATGGACACCGAGTCCCAGTACTCAGGCTATTCCTACAAGTCGGGCCACTCCCGCAGCTCCCGCAAGCACAG GGACCGTCGGGACCGACACCGCTCTAAGAGCCGAGACGGGAGCCGTGGGGACAAGTCGGTGACGATCCAGGCTCCAGGGGAGCCCCTGCTGGACAATGAGTCCACGAGAGGGGATGAGCGG GACGACAACTGGGGGGAGACGACCACAGTAGTAACGGGCACCTCGGAGCACAGCATCTCCCATGATGACCTCACGCGCATCGCCAAGGACATGGAGGACAGCGTCCCGCTGGACTGTTCCCGGCACCTGGGCGTGGCGGCGGGGGCCACGCTGGCTCTGCTCTCTTTCCTCACGCCGCTGGCTTTCCTGCTGCTGCCCCCACTGCTGTGGCGGGAGGAGCTGGAGCCGTGCGGGACAGCCTGCGAGGGCCTCTTCATCTCCGTGGCCTTCAAGCTGCTCATCCTGCTGCTGGGCAGCTGGGCCCTGTTCTTCCGCCGGCCCAAGGCCTCTCTGCCCCGCGTCTTCGTGCTGCGTGCCCTGCTCATGGTGCTCGTCTTCCTGCTCGTCGTCTCCTACTGGCTCTTCTATGGCGTGCGCATCCTGGACGCCCGCGAGCGCAGCTACCAGGGCGTGGTGCAGTTTGCCGTGTCACTGGTAGATGCCCTGCTCTTCGTGCACTACCTGGCTGTGGTCCTGCTGGAGCTGCGCCAGCTCCAGCCTCAGTTCACACTCAAGGTCGTGCGCTCCACTGACGGGGCCAGCCGCTTCTACAACGTGGGCCATCTCAG CATCCAGCGCGTGGCAGTGTGGATCCTGGAGAAGTATTACCATGACTTCCCTGTCTACAACCCTGCCCTCCTCAACCTGCCCAAGTCCGTCCTGGCCAAGAAAGTGTCTGGCTTCAAGGTGTATTCCCTCGGAGAGG AGAACAGCACCAACAACTCCACGGGCCAGTCCCGGGCTGTGATTGCAGCAGCGGCCCGGAGACGGGACAACAGCCACAACGAATACTACTACGAGGAGGCCGAGCATGAGCGGAGGGTGCGCAAGAGGAGGGCCAG GCTTGTGGTGGCCGTGGAGGAGGCCTTCACTCACATTAAGCGGCTGCAGGAAGAGGAGCAGAAAAACCCCAGGGAGGTGATGGACCCACGGGAGGCGGCCCAGGCCATCTTCGCATCCATGGCCCGTGCCATGCAGAAGTACCTTCGCACCACCAAGCAGCAGCCTTACCACACCATGGAGAGCATCCTGCAGCACCTTGAGTTCTGCATCACTCACGACATGACACCCAAG gCCTTCCTGGAGCGGTACCTGGCGGCTGGACCCACCATCCAGTACCACAAGGAACGCTGGCTGGCCAAACAGTGGACACTGGTGAGCGAGGAGCCGGTGACCAACGGGCTCAAGGATGGCATCGTTTTCCTCTTGAAACGCCAGGACTTCAGCCTGGTGGTCAGCACCAAGAAGGTCCCATTCTTCAAACTCTCCGAGGAATTTGTGGACCCCAAGTCGCACAAGTTTGTCATGAGGCTGCAGTCCGAGACCTCAGTGTGA